Below is a window of Cupriavidus sp. MP-37 DNA.
AGACCGGCAGTGGCGGCAAGCAGGCGTGGCTGGAATCCGGGAATGAAATCCGACGGCGCGCGGCGGTCGGCATCGCTGGCGCGCATGCGCGCCTCGAACAGCGTGAAGATCTGCATGGCAATCCCCCTGCAGGGCGACAGGCGCGATGCGCCTGCCCGCGCAGCCGGCGCACGCGTGGCGGCGTGACGCTCAGTCTTGCGCAATAACCCGTCTGGCGCGGCGCTGCGATGCAGGCCGCCCGGTTGATGCCATCGTGCCGCGCCAATGCCTGGCGCGCCCCTCAATTTGCGGATCGGACACCGATAGTGAGGATGAGGATAAGTTGTCGTGGCCTCAAGGTCAAACCCTTAGCCTCAGACCACTCCGAACTTTTGTTGATCCCATGACCTCTCGAAATCTCAGACTTTTCGGATTGCATCTCGCCTGGCTACGCAAGCAACGCGGCTGGTCCCAGGAGACCCTTTCGCTCGAAAGCGGACTGTCGCGCTCCTACCTGAGCGGCATCGAAAGCGGCAAGCGCAACCTCGCGCTGGCCAACATCTGCAGGCTGGCCGAGACCCTCGCCGTACCGACCGCCGAGATGCTCGACTTCAGCCGCCACGACGCCAGCCAGCTGCAGGTCGAGCAAGCGCGCGCGCCGTTCGGCAACCGCCAGCGCGCGGCGATCGAGGCCACCGTGCACCATATGTCCGAGCTGAGCGAGCCCGAGCTGAACCTGGTAGCCGCGGTGGCGCGGGCGCTGGCGGGCAAGGGCAGCTTCCGCCCGGCGCTTGGGCACGCCGGTTCCGGCGCACGCTGCGCGCCCGATGCCGAGGCCAGTCCCGAAAGCTAGACTCCCAGCATGCCCTGCCGTTCGATGAAGCGAATCACGTCGTCCAGGCCCTGCCCCGACTTGACGCTGCCCATCACGAACGGCCGGCTGCCGCGCATCTTGCGCGCATCGCTTTCCATCACCGGCAGCGATGCGCCGACATACGGCGCCAGGTCGGTCTTGTTGATCACCAGCAGGTCGGACTTGGTGATGCCCGGCCCGCCCTTCCTAGGAATTTTCTCGCCCCCGGCGACGTCGATGACGTAGATCGTCAGATCAGAAAGTTCTGGGCTGAAGGTCGCGGCCAGGTTGTCGCCGCCGGACTCGATGAAGACCACGTCCGCATCCGGGAAGCGCGCCAGCATGCGGTCCACCGCCTCGAGGTTGATCGATGCGTCCTCGCGGATCGCGGTGTGTGGGCAGCCG
It encodes the following:
- a CDS encoding helix-turn-helix domain-containing protein, whose amino-acid sequence is MHLAWLRKQRGWSQETLSLESGLSRSYLSGIESGKRNLALANICRLAETLAVPTAEMLDFSRHDASQLQVEQARAPFGNRQRAAIEATVHHMSELSEPELNLVAAVARALAGKGSFRPALGHAGSGARCAPDAEASPES
- the ureG gene encoding urease accessory protein UreG: MTLARTKKNPPLRVGVGGPVGSGKTTLLEMLCKAMRDRYDLVAITNDIYTKEDQRLLTISGALPAERILGVETGGCPHTAIREDASINLEAVDRMLARFPDADVVFIESGGDNLAATFSPELSDLTIYVIDVAGGEKIPRKGGPGITKSDLLVINKTDLAPYVGASLPVMESDARKMRGSRPFVMGSVKSGQGLDDVIRFIERQGMLGV